One Pseudomonas muyukensis DNA segment encodes these proteins:
- a CDS encoding acetolactate synthase 3 large subunit — protein sequence MELLSGAEMVVRFLRDEGVKHIYGYPGGALLHVYDALFKEPEVQHILVRHEQAATHMADGYARATGKAGVVLVTSGPGATNAITGIATAYMDSIPMVILSGQVPSTMVGTDAFQETDMIGISRPIVKHSFMVKHASEIPEVLKKAFYLAQSGRPGPVVVDIPKDMTNPAEKFEYIYPKKVKLRSYSPALRGHSGQIRKAAEMLLAAKRPIVYAGGGVILGGGSEALTEIAKSLNLPVTNTLMGLGGFPGTDRQFLGMLGMHGSYTANMAMHNADVIFAVGARFDDRVVNGPAKFCPNAKIIHIDIDPASISKMIKADVPIVGPVESVLSEMLAILKEIGEQPDKAALDAWWKQIDEWRGDGELFPYDKGDGNIIKPQQVIETLCEVTKGDAFVTSDVGQHQMFAAQYYRFNKPNRWINSGGLGTMGFGFPAAMGIKLNFPDQDVACVTGEGSIQMNIQELSTCMQYGLPVKIVNLNNGVLGMVRQWQDMAYNGRHSHSYVESLPDFVKLAEAYGHVGIRITSLKDLKPKLEEAFAMKDRLVFIDIAVDRTEHVYPMQIKDGSMRDMWLSKTERT from the coding sequence GTGGAGCTCTTATCCGGCGCTGAAATGGTCGTCCGCTTCTTGCGCGACGAAGGCGTTAAGCACATCTACGGGTACCCAGGCGGTGCTCTCCTGCATGTTTACGATGCCTTGTTCAAGGAACCGGAAGTCCAGCACATCCTGGTTCGCCACGAACAGGCTGCCACCCATATGGCGGACGGATACGCCCGTGCCACCGGCAAGGCCGGCGTGGTACTGGTGACTTCCGGTCCAGGCGCGACCAATGCCATCACCGGCATTGCCACCGCTTACATGGACTCCATCCCGATGGTCATCCTGTCTGGCCAGGTGCCCAGCACCATGGTCGGCACCGATGCCTTCCAGGAAACCGACATGATCGGTATCTCGCGGCCGATCGTGAAGCACAGCTTCATGGTCAAGCATGCCTCGGAAATTCCTGAAGTCCTGAAAAAAGCCTTCTATCTGGCGCAATCCGGCCGTCCCGGTCCGGTCGTGGTCGACATTCCAAAAGATATGACCAACCCGGCCGAGAAGTTCGAGTACATCTACCCGAAAAAGGTCAAGCTGCGTTCGTATAGCCCGGCCCTGCGCGGCCACTCCGGGCAGATCCGCAAGGCAGCCGAAATGCTCCTGGCGGCCAAGCGGCCAATCGTTTATGCCGGCGGCGGCGTGATTCTCGGCGGCGGCTCCGAAGCCCTCACCGAAATCGCCAAGTCGCTGAACCTGCCAGTCACCAACACCCTCATGGGCCTCGGTGGCTTCCCAGGTACCGACCGCCAGTTCCTCGGTATGCTCGGCATGCACGGCAGCTACACCGCCAACATGGCCATGCACAACGCCGACGTGATCTTCGCCGTCGGTGCGCGCTTCGACGACCGCGTGGTCAACGGCCCGGCCAAGTTCTGCCCGAACGCCAAGATCATCCACATCGACATCGACCCGGCGTCGATCTCGAAGATGATCAAGGCCGACGTGCCGATCGTCGGCCCGGTCGAAAGCGTGCTCAGCGAGATGCTCGCGATCCTCAAGGAAATCGGCGAGCAGCCCGACAAGGCAGCGCTGGATGCCTGGTGGAAGCAGATCGACGAATGGCGCGGCGACGGCGAGCTGTTCCCCTACGACAAGGGCGACGGCAACATCATCAAGCCGCAACAGGTCATCGAGACCCTGTGCGAAGTGACCAAGGGCGATGCCTTCGTCACCTCCGACGTCGGCCAGCACCAGATGTTCGCGGCGCAGTACTACCGCTTCAACAAGCCCAACCGCTGGATCAACTCCGGTGGCCTGGGCACCATGGGCTTTGGCTTCCCGGCGGCGATGGGCATCAAGCTCAACTTCCCCGACCAGGATGTGGCCTGCGTGACCGGTGAAGGCAGCATCCAGATGAACATCCAGGAGCTGTCCACCTGCATGCAGTACGGCCTGCCGGTGAAGATCGTCAACCTGAACAACGGTGTGTTGGGCATGGTCCGCCAATGGCAGGACATGGCCTACAACGGCCGCCACTCGCACTCCTATGTCGAGTCGCTGCCGGACTTCGTCAAGCTGGCCGAGGCCTATGGCCATGTGGGTATCCGCATCACCAGCCTGAAGGACCTCAAGCCCAAGCTCGAGGAAGCCTTCGCGATGAAGGATCGCCTGGTGTTCATCGATATCGCGGTCGACCGCACCGAGCACGTCTATCCGATGCAGATCAAGGATGGCTCGATGCGTGACATGTGGCTGAGCAAGACGGAGCGTACCTGA
- the ilvN gene encoding acetolactate synthase small subunit has translation MRHIISLLLENEPGALSRVVGLFSQRNYNIESLTVAPTEDPTLSRLTLTTVGHDEVIEQITKNLNKLVEVVKLVDLSESAHIERELMLVKVKATGAQRAEIKRTTDIFRGQIVDVTASVYTVQLSGTSDKLDSFIQAIGTASILETVRSGVTGIARGDKVLSI, from the coding sequence ATGCGGCATATCATTTCCCTGCTGCTGGAAAACGAACCCGGTGCCTTGTCTCGCGTGGTCGGCCTGTTCTCCCAGCGCAACTACAACATTGAAAGCCTGACCGTGGCACCGACCGAAGACCCGACCCTGTCGCGTCTGACGCTGACCACCGTTGGCCATGACGAGGTGATCGAGCAGATCACCAAGAACCTGAACAAGCTGGTCGAAGTGGTCAAGCTTGTCGACCTCTCGGAAAGCGCTCACATCGAGCGTGAACTGATGTTGGTCAAGGTCAAGGCCACCGGCGCCCAGCGGGCCGAGATCAAGCGCACTACGGATATTTTCCGTGGCCAGATCGTCGATGTGACCGCCAGCGTGTACACCGTGCAGCTGAGCGGCACCAGCGACAAACTGGACAGCTTCATCCAGGCCATCGGTACCGCATCGATTCTCGAAACCGTGCGCAGTGGAGTCACCGGCATTGCCCGTGGCGACAAAGTGCTCAGCATCTAA
- the ilvC gene encoding ketol-acid reductoisomerase encodes MKVFYDKDCDLSIIQGKKVAIIGYGSQGHAQACNLKDSGVDVTVGLRKGSATVAKAEAHGLKVADVASAVAAADLVMILTPDEFQGQLYKNEIEPNIKKGATLAFSHGFSIHYNQVVPRADLDVIMIAPKAPGHTVRSEFVKGGGIPDLIAIYQDASGNAKNVALSYAAGVGGGRTGIIETTFKDETETDLFGEQAVLCGGTVELVKAGFETLVEAGYAPEMAYFECLHELKLIVDLMYEGGIANMNYSISNNAEYGEYVTGPEVINEESRKAMRNALKRIQDGEYAKMFISEGATNYPSMTAKRRNNAAHGIEIIGEQLRSMMPWISANKIVDKTKN; translated from the coding sequence ATGAAAGTTTTCTACGATAAAGACTGCGACCTTTCCATCATCCAGGGCAAGAAAGTCGCCATCATCGGCTACGGCTCCCAAGGCCACGCCCAGGCGTGCAACCTCAAGGACTCCGGTGTAGACGTTACCGTCGGTCTGCGTAAAGGTTCGGCCACCGTTGCCAAGGCAGAAGCCCATGGCCTGAAAGTCGCCGACGTCGCCAGCGCCGTTGCCGCCGCCGACCTGGTCATGATCCTGACCCCGGACGAATTCCAGGGCCAGCTGTACAAGAACGAAATCGAGCCGAACATCAAGAAAGGCGCCACCCTGGCCTTCTCCCACGGCTTCTCGATCCACTACAACCAGGTGGTGCCGCGCGCCGACCTCGACGTGATCATGATCGCGCCGAAGGCCCCGGGCCACACCGTGCGCTCCGAGTTCGTCAAGGGCGGCGGCATCCCTGACCTGATCGCCATCTACCAGGACGCCTCGGGCAACGCCAAGAACGTCGCCCTGTCGTACGCCGCTGGCGTCGGTGGTGGCCGTACCGGCATCATCGAAACCACCTTCAAGGACGAGACCGAAACCGACCTGTTCGGTGAGCAGGCCGTGCTCTGCGGCGGTACCGTCGAGCTGGTCAAGGCTGGTTTCGAGACTCTGGTCGAAGCGGGCTACGCCCCAGAGATGGCCTACTTCGAGTGCTTGCACGAGCTGAAGCTGATCGTCGACCTCATGTACGAAGGCGGCATCGCCAACATGAACTACTCGATCTCCAACAACGCCGAGTACGGTGAGTACGTCACCGGCCCTGAAGTCATCAACGAAGAATCGCGCAAGGCCATGCGCAATGCGCTGAAGCGCATCCAGGACGGCGAATACGCGAAGATGTTCATCAGCGAAGGTGCCACCAACTATCCTTCGATGACCGCCAAGCGTCGCAACAACGCCGCCCACGGCATCGAGATCATCGGCGAGCAACTGCGTTCGATGATGCCGTGGATTTCGGCCAACAAGATCGTCGACAAGACCAAGAACTAA
- the pssA gene encoding CDP-diacylglycerol--serine O-phosphatidyltransferase produces MSERPEEPNKPSDAESLLPVDEHVEEGHDAEGRKVRHRGIYLLPNLFTTANLFAGFYSIISSMSAQSALSAGDPREASKYFAFAAIAIFVAMVLDGLDGRVARMTNTQSAFGAEYDSLSDMVAFGVAPALLAFGWALGDMGKVGWMVAFIYVAGAALRLARFNTQVGTADKRYFIGLASPAAAGVVAGTVWAFSDYGIQGSKLSFLVALLVAAAGMLMVSNIKYNSFKELDLKGRVPFVAILAVVLVFAVVFSDPPRILLLIFLAYAASGPIQFLLRARRRKS; encoded by the coding sequence ATGAGCGAACGTCCCGAAGAGCCGAACAAGCCCTCCGACGCCGAAAGCCTGCTACCTGTCGATGAGCACGTTGAAGAAGGTCATGACGCCGAAGGGCGCAAGGTCCGTCACCGCGGCATCTACCTGCTGCCCAACCTGTTCACTACCGCGAACCTGTTCGCCGGCTTCTATTCCATCATCAGCTCGATGAGCGCGCAGAGCGCCCTGAGCGCCGGTGACCCGCGCGAGGCGAGCAAGTATTTCGCCTTCGCCGCCATCGCCATTTTCGTGGCCATGGTCCTCGACGGCCTCGACGGTCGTGTCGCGCGCATGACCAACACCCAGAGCGCCTTCGGTGCCGAGTACGACTCGCTGTCGGACATGGTCGCCTTCGGTGTGGCTCCGGCCCTGCTGGCATTCGGTTGGGCGCTGGGCGACATGGGCAAGGTCGGCTGGATGGTCGCCTTCATCTATGTAGCCGGTGCGGCACTGCGCCTGGCGCGCTTCAACACCCAGGTCGGCACCGCCGACAAGCGCTACTTCATCGGCCTGGCCAGCCCGGCCGCGGCAGGTGTGGTGGCCGGTACCGTGTGGGCGTTCAGCGACTACGGCATCCAGGGTTCGAAGCTGTCGTTCCTGGTGGCGCTGCTGGTCGCTGCCGCGGGCATGCTGATGGTCAGCAACATCAAGTACAACAGCTTCAAGGAGCTCGACCTCAAGGGCCGCGTGCCTTTCGTCGCGATCCTCGCGGTGGTGCTGGTGTTCGCCGTGGTGTTCAGCGATCCACCGCGCATCCTGCTGCTGATCTTCCTGGCCTATGCTGCGTCGGGGCCGATCCAGTTCCTGTTGCGGGCACGCCGTCGCAAATCCTGA
- the msrP gene encoding protein-methionine-sulfoxide reductase catalytic subunit MsrP: MLIKLPRSSDCNASQVTPEDIYLSRRRVLGASLAGLAVGALPRLGMAAEPSRYADAVAGSPPAWFGDKLAATRWQAMTVPGEAITPFKDATHYNNFYEFGPDKGDPAANAGSLRTEPWSLVVDGEVAKPGRYALEDFVKPYQLEERIYRLRCVEAWSMVIPWLGFPLAEVLKQVEPTSKARYVRFETLQDPQSMPGQRSGFALIDWPYVEGLRLDEAMNPLAILAVGMYGRELANQNGAPLRLVVPWKYGFKSIKSIVRISLVAQQPQTTWQGLAPEEYGFYANVNPTVDHPRWTQARERRLPSGLFSPNVRDTLMFNGYADEVASLYGGLDLRKNY; encoded by the coding sequence ATGCTCATCAAGCTTCCCCGATCTTCCGACTGCAACGCGTCGCAGGTCACCCCCGAAGATATCTACCTTTCCCGTCGTCGTGTGTTGGGCGCAAGCCTGGCAGGCCTGGCCGTGGGCGCCTTGCCGCGCCTGGGTATGGCCGCCGAGCCGTCGCGCTATGCCGATGCCGTGGCCGGCAGCCCGCCCGCCTGGTTCGGCGACAAGCTGGCCGCCACCCGCTGGCAGGCGATGACAGTGCCGGGGGAGGCGATCACGCCGTTCAAGGACGCCACCCACTACAACAACTTCTATGAGTTCGGCCCCGACAAGGGTGACCCGGCAGCCAATGCCGGCAGCCTGCGGACCGAGCCGTGGAGCCTGGTCGTCGATGGTGAGGTGGCCAAGCCTGGTCGCTATGCGCTGGAGGACTTCGTCAAACCCTACCAGCTCGAGGAGCGTATCTATCGGTTGCGCTGTGTCGAGGCCTGGTCGATGGTCATTCCCTGGCTGGGTTTTCCGCTGGCCGAGGTGCTCAAGCAGGTCGAGCCGACCTCCAAGGCGCGTTATGTTCGTTTCGAAACCCTGCAGGACCCCCAAAGCATGCCCGGCCAGCGCTCCGGCTTCGCCCTGATCGACTGGCCTTATGTAGAGGGATTGCGCCTGGATGAAGCGATGAACCCGCTGGCGATCCTGGCGGTGGGTATGTATGGCCGCGAGCTGGCCAACCAGAACGGCGCGCCGCTGCGGCTTGTGGTGCCGTGGAAGTATGGCTTCAAGAGTATCAAGTCGATCGTGCGCATCAGTTTGGTAGCGCAGCAGCCGCAGACCACCTGGCAAGGGCTGGCGCCCGAGGAGTATGGCTTTTATGCCAACGTCAACCCGACGGTCGACCACCCGCGCTGGACCCAGGCGCGGGAGCGACGTCTGCCCAGCGGGCTGTTCAGTCCCAACGTGCGCGATACCTTGATGTTCAACGGTTACGCCGATGAAGTGGCGTCGTTGTACGGCGGGCTCGATCTGCGGAAGAACTATTGA
- the msrQ gene encoding protein-methionine-sulfoxide reductase heme-binding subunit MsrQ: MRYPGFRLAIFIAGCLFPLWWLYEALTGQLDPDPGKILMDRLGLGALVFLLITLGMTPLQRFSGWSGWIVVRRQLGLWCFAYIVLHLMAYLVFILGLDWGQFGVELRKRPYIIVGALGFVGLLALAVTSNRYSQKRLGARWKRLHRLVYVILGLGLLHFLWIVRSDLREWAIYAAVGGVLMVLRVPVVVRWVGRRGRSGSG; encoded by the coding sequence ATGCGCTATCCCGGGTTTCGCTTGGCTATCTTCATTGCCGGTTGCCTGTTTCCGCTGTGGTGGCTGTATGAGGCACTGACGGGGCAGCTCGATCCGGACCCGGGCAAGATCCTCATGGACCGGCTCGGGCTGGGGGCGCTGGTGTTCTTGTTGATTACCCTGGGTATGACGCCATTGCAGCGGTTCAGTGGTTGGTCGGGGTGGATCGTGGTGCGCCGGCAACTGGGGTTGTGGTGCTTTGCTTATATAGTGCTGCACTTGATGGCGTACCTGGTGTTCATCCTGGGGCTGGACTGGGGGCAGTTCGGCGTGGAGTTGCGCAAGCGGCCGTACATTATTGTTGGTGCGCTGGGGTTTGTTGGGTTGCTGGCGTTGGCGGTTACCTCCAACCGTTATAGCCAGAAGCGGTTGGGCGCGCGGTGGAAGAGGCTGCATCGGCTGGTGTATGTGATTTTGGGGTTGGGGTTGCTGCATTTTTTGTGGATTGTGCGTTCGGATTTGCGTGAATGGGCGATTTATGCGGCGGTGGGTGGGGTGTTGATGGTGTTGCGGGTGCCGGTGGTGGTGCGTTGGGTTGGGCGGCGGGGGAGGAGTGGATCGGGGTGA